The window GGATTGGGCGGTCAATCAAACGAGCTGTCAAGGTCGCATCAGTTGACGGACGGCCTTCACGCTTCATCCAGCCACCTGGGAATTTCCCAGCGGCGTACATTTTTTCTTCATAGTTGACTTGGAGGGGGAAGAAGTCTCCCGTCGCCATTTTTTTGGACATAACCGCCGCAGTCAAGACTGTGGAGTCGCCGTAGCGAACAACAACCGCACCGTTGGCTTGTTTGGCAACCTGGCCAGTTTCAACAACCAATTTCTTGCCAGCAAAAACCGTTTCAAATACTTGTTTTGACATGAATTGTCTCCTATTTTTTCTGAAATTTTTCTTGCGTGTTTTCTACAAAAGACAATCAAACAAGCTTGTTTCACTCTCTTTTGCACAAAACCACGCATACCTCATATTTTATCATATTTGAAGGAAAATGTGGGAAATTGAGAAAGCAATTTCTGCTAAAATAAGATGAAAAACGAATGAGTAACTCAAAAAAGAGAAATTGAAGCAGAAATCAATACCTTGCACAGCCTAAAAACTCGGAAAAAAGAAAAGGGAAAAACAAAAAAGAACCTGAAAAACAGGCTCTTTCTGAATTGTTGACACGAACTTTGTTCGCTTCATCTCCAATCTCCAACAGTCTATCCCAAGACTGTATTGACACGAACTACGTTCGCTTCATTTCCAACCTCCAACAGTCTATCCCAAGACTGTATTGACACGAACTACGTTCGCTCCATCTCCAACCTCCAACAGTCTATCCCAAGACTGTGTTGACACGAACTACGTTCGCTTCATTTCCAACCTCCAACAGTCTATCCCAAGACTGTTGGAGCGAGCTAAAATCCTAGCGAAGAAGAAAAACTGCCACTATCCGAAGACATGGCAGTTTCCTATTTTTCAGTCGTTTTTGACGGCTTTTGTATCCTATCTTAACGACGGAGTCCGAGTGAGTGAATCAATTCACGGTAACGGTTTACGTCTGTGCGGCGTAGGTATGCCAACAAGTTACGACGGCGACCGATTTTTTTCATCAAACCACGGTAAGTTGCATGGTCTTTTTTGTGTTGTTTGATGTGGTCGTTAAGGTGGTTGATTTCCCAAGTAAGTACTGCCACTTGTACTTCAACTGAACCTGTGTCGCCTTCATGACGAGCATATTGTGCCATGATTTCATTTTTTTTCTCTTTTGAGATTGCCATGATATGTTCTCCTTTGTATTTGAGCCTAATCCGAGTGACAGGTTGGCGACCTGTAACCAAGAAAAAGCTAGATGTGTCCTTCTGGACCTTAACCATTCTATCAAGGAATGACCTTTTTGTCAACTGATTTGAGAAATAGCTGAGCTGCTCTGCTATTTTTCAAAAAAAGCCAGCCGTGGCTGACTTTCA is drawn from Streptococcus sp. 29892 and contains these coding sequences:
- the rpsO gene encoding 30S ribosomal protein S15 encodes the protein MAISKEKKNEIMAQYARHEGDTGSVEVQVAVLTWEINHLNDHIKQHKKDHATYRGLMKKIGRRRNLLAYLRRTDVNRYRELIHSLGLRR